The following proteins come from a genomic window of Streptomyces liliiviolaceus:
- a CDS encoding acetoacetate decarboxylase family protein, which translates to MARVRYGARTGAEIAAARTAGSRLPDIWSTGVVAVWESDPDAVAAVLPPPLKPTARPLVRVNISKVDLPGYPLGAGSFAVAAAHDGVEGWYPLVMPMTHERALIGGREVFGEPKKLGEVTVEREGLVVRAALARHGIEFVEVRGAVSGPLPLPEPTRKTDFYFKFLPAVDGSGDGSGFDAGPVLVHCVRNEKVRKLERISGDVVLRESMYDPVADLPVRELVGITVGEKTTDQKGTVVERVDAQALLPYIHQRYDDPQQILDGPPPGSA; encoded by the coding sequence ATGGCACGCGTACGGTACGGCGCGCGGACCGGGGCGGAGATCGCCGCCGCGCGCACCGCGGGTTCCCGGCTCCCCGACATCTGGTCCACCGGGGTGGTGGCCGTCTGGGAGAGCGACCCGGACGCGGTCGCGGCGGTCCTGCCGCCTCCGCTGAAACCCACCGCACGACCCCTCGTGAGGGTGAACATCAGCAAGGTGGACCTGCCCGGATACCCGCTGGGCGCCGGTTCGTTCGCGGTCGCCGCCGCGCACGACGGCGTCGAGGGCTGGTATCCGCTCGTCATGCCGATGACCCACGAACGGGCCCTGATCGGCGGCCGTGAGGTCTTCGGCGAACCCAAGAAACTGGGCGAGGTGACGGTCGAACGCGAGGGCCTCGTCGTACGCGCCGCCCTCGCCCGGCACGGCATCGAGTTCGTGGAGGTGCGCGGCGCCGTGAGCGGGCCGCTGCCCCTGCCGGAACCGACCCGGAAGACCGACTTCTACTTCAAGTTCCTGCCCGCGGTGGACGGTTCGGGCGACGGTTCCGGTTTCGACGCCGGTCCCGTCCTCGTGCACTGCGTACGCAACGAGAAGGTGCGGAAGCTCGAACGGATCTCCGGCGACGTCGTCCTGCGGGAGTCGATGTACGACCCCGTGGCCGATCTCCCGGTCCGCGAACTCGTCGGGATCACCGTCGGCGAGAAGACCACGGACCAGAAGGGCACGGTCGTCGAACGCGTCGACGCGCAGGCGCTGTTGCCGTACATCCACCAGCGGTACGACGACCCGCAGCAGATCCTCGACGGGCCGCCCCCGGGGAGTGCCTGA
- a CDS encoding SDR family NAD(P)-dependent oxidoreductase — MELAEGQVAVVTGAASGVGLALARRFAADGLKVVLADVEEGALEKAAAALREDGAVVHARVVDVGEREEVVALAEETYDRFGAVHVLCNNAGVGSGAEGRMWEHDPNDWKWAFAVNVWGVFHGIQAFVPRMLAGGEPGHVVNTSSGDGGIAPLPTASVYAVTKSAVVTMTESLYAHLRAEHARVGASVLFPGPHMLRTGLWESHRNRPARYAKQRPRRTPYRSLGQWEAAMKEAGKEVRFTPVEEVADFVADGIRADRFWLLPESEHSDAQIRARSRSMLDRADPAYLENFILD, encoded by the coding sequence ATGGAACTGGCCGAGGGGCAGGTGGCCGTCGTCACGGGCGCGGCGAGCGGGGTCGGACTGGCCCTGGCACGGCGGTTCGCGGCGGACGGGCTGAAGGTCGTCCTCGCGGACGTGGAGGAGGGCGCCCTGGAGAAGGCCGCCGCCGCGCTGCGCGAGGACGGAGCCGTGGTGCACGCGCGCGTGGTGGACGTCGGCGAGCGCGAGGAGGTCGTCGCGCTCGCCGAGGAGACGTACGACAGGTTCGGTGCCGTGCACGTCCTGTGCAACAACGCGGGTGTCGGCTCGGGCGCCGAGGGCCGGATGTGGGAGCACGACCCGAACGACTGGAAATGGGCGTTCGCGGTCAACGTGTGGGGTGTCTTCCACGGCATCCAGGCCTTCGTCCCGAGGATGCTGGCCGGCGGCGAACCGGGCCACGTCGTCAACACCTCGTCCGGCGACGGCGGCATCGCGCCGCTGCCCACCGCGTCGGTGTACGCCGTCACCAAGTCCGCCGTCGTGACGATGACCGAGTCCCTGTACGCGCACCTGCGAGCGGAGCACGCGCGCGTGGGGGCCTCCGTGCTCTTCCCCGGGCCCCACATGCTCCGTACGGGCCTGTGGGAGTCGCACCGCAACCGGCCGGCCCGGTACGCCAAGCAGCGGCCCCGCAGGACCCCGTACCGCAGCCTCGGCCAGTGGGAGGCCGCGATGAAGGAGGCGGGCAAGGAGGTGCGGTTCACGCCGGTCGAGGAGGTCGCCGACTTCGTGGCGGACGGCATCCGCGCGGACCGCTTCTGGCTGCTGCCCGAGAGCGAACACAGCGACGCGCAGATCCGCGCGCGGTCGCGCTCGATGCTCGACCGCGCCGATCCGGCGTACCTGGAGAACTTCATCCTGGACTGA
- a CDS encoding amidohydrolase family protein — MSSAPEPYLIISSDCHAGLPTEEYRPYLEARFHRDFDEFLAGQGRRREEMTRLGIRNESFADKWFHDNEEGLRGGWDSAQRLKELDGDGVAGEVVFPDADAVDSRTAAPFGVGLGLSGDHDPDLGMAGARAHNRWLAEFVGEHPERHCGVALLPVTAPTGQVVAEIHRARESGLGALMIPSMWVDKEPYHDRRYDPVWAAAAECGMPVMTHSGAAPRHEYGDHLGIYVSEVTWWPARPLWFLLWSGVFERHPGLRFGVAESGCWWLPNLLWFMDRLYLGAHGGKKLSPFAELRRPPHEYLDRQVFICATNTKRRELAQRYEIGVDNILWGSDFPHPEGTWPDTRAWLSRTFHDIPVAETRRMLGLAAAEVFGFDTERLAPLARRIGPTPSDLGQSEDQPAVEASWARSREVGRHWLTDHDFPVLGVTP; from the coding sequence ATGTCCTCTGCACCGGAGCCCTATCTGATCATCTCCTCCGACTGCCACGCCGGACTGCCCACAGAGGAGTACCGGCCCTACCTGGAGGCCCGCTTCCACCGGGACTTCGACGAGTTCCTCGCGGGGCAGGGCCGCCGCCGCGAGGAGATGACACGGCTGGGCATCCGCAACGAGTCCTTCGCCGACAAGTGGTTCCACGACAACGAGGAGGGCCTGCGCGGCGGCTGGGACTCCGCACAGCGCCTCAAGGAGCTGGACGGCGACGGGGTGGCGGGCGAGGTGGTCTTCCCGGACGCCGACGCCGTGGACAGCCGTACGGCCGCGCCCTTCGGCGTGGGCCTCGGCCTCTCCGGGGACCACGACCCGGACCTCGGCATGGCGGGCGCGCGGGCCCACAACAGGTGGCTGGCCGAGTTCGTCGGCGAGCACCCCGAACGGCACTGCGGAGTCGCCCTGTTGCCCGTCACGGCCCCCACCGGACAGGTCGTCGCCGAGATCCACCGCGCCAGGGAGTCGGGACTCGGCGCGCTGATGATCCCCTCCATGTGGGTCGACAAGGAGCCCTACCACGACCGCCGTTACGACCCCGTGTGGGCGGCGGCGGCCGAGTGCGGGATGCCGGTGATGACCCACTCCGGAGCGGCGCCGCGCCACGAGTACGGCGACCACCTCGGCATCTATGTGAGCGAGGTGACCTGGTGGCCCGCGCGCCCCCTGTGGTTCCTGCTCTGGTCCGGTGTCTTCGAACGCCATCCCGGGCTGAGGTTCGGTGTGGCCGAGTCCGGCTGCTGGTGGCTGCCGAACCTGCTGTGGTTCATGGACCGGCTCTACCTGGGCGCGCACGGCGGCAAGAAGCTGTCCCCCTTCGCGGAACTGCGGCGTCCGCCGCACGAGTACCTCGACCGCCAGGTCTTCATCTGCGCGACCAACACCAAACGCCGTGAACTGGCCCAGCGGTACGAGATCGGCGTCGACAACATCCTCTGGGGCAGCGACTTCCCGCACCCGGAGGGCACCTGGCCCGACACGCGCGCGTGGCTGTCGCGGACCTTCCACGACATCCCGGTGGCGGAGACCCGCCGCATGCTGGGCCTCGCGGCGGCGGAGGTCTTCGGCTTCGACACCGAACGGCTCGCCCCGCTCGCGCGCCGCATCGGCCCGACCCCTTCCGACCTCGGCCAGTCCGAGGACCAGCCGGCGGTGGAGGCGTCCTGGGCGCGCTCGCGCGAGGTGGGCCGCCACTGGCTGACGGACCACGACTTCCCCGTCCTGGGGGTGACCCCGTGA
- a CDS encoding amidohydrolase family protein, with translation MSTERTSGSDRYTVVSADCHAGADLLDYRPYLAKAYHDEFDAWAATYVNPYEDLMADTADKNWNSERRLAELEQDGIVAEVVFPNTIPPFFPSGSLMAPAPTAEEFERRWAGLRAHNRWLADFCSAAPGRRAGVFQILLNDVEEAVKEIRWAVGAGLKGGLLLPGTPPGSGLPELYSSAYDPIWTVCEELDVPVNHHAGSASPPLGEEPAARAVFMVETTWFSHRALWHLIFGGAFRRHPGLKLVLTEQGSGWIPGVLDMLDYYHGRLVAAATRAATAESKFGAGLADSMGKGPSQVWRDNCFVGASFMRPHEVPLRDRIGLDKIMWGSDYPHDEGTYPYSREGLRIAYAGLPREEVTAMAGGNAARVYGFDLTLLDPLAAKIGPTVEEIAEPLGDPPPDATSPAFARGGSVRVW, from the coding sequence GTGAGCACGGAACGTACGAGCGGCTCGGACCGCTACACGGTCGTCTCGGCGGACTGCCACGCCGGGGCCGACCTGCTGGACTACCGGCCGTACCTGGCGAAGGCGTACCACGACGAGTTCGACGCCTGGGCGGCCACGTACGTCAATCCGTACGAGGACCTGATGGCCGACACGGCCGACAAGAACTGGAACTCGGAGCGCCGGCTCGCGGAGCTGGAACAGGACGGCATAGTCGCCGAGGTGGTGTTCCCGAACACCATCCCGCCGTTCTTCCCGTCCGGGTCGCTGATGGCGCCGGCGCCGACGGCGGAGGAGTTCGAACGGCGCTGGGCGGGCCTGCGCGCCCACAACCGCTGGCTGGCGGACTTCTGTTCGGCCGCCCCGGGCCGCCGGGCGGGCGTCTTCCAGATCCTCCTGAACGACGTGGAGGAGGCGGTGAAGGAGATCAGGTGGGCCGTCGGGGCGGGCCTCAAGGGCGGCCTCCTGCTGCCCGGCACCCCGCCGGGCTCCGGACTCCCCGAGCTGTACTCGTCGGCGTACGACCCCATCTGGACGGTGTGCGAGGAGCTGGACGTCCCCGTGAACCACCACGCGGGCTCGGCCTCGCCGCCGCTCGGGGAGGAGCCGGCGGCCCGGGCGGTCTTCATGGTGGAGACGACCTGGTTCTCGCACCGGGCGCTCTGGCACCTGATCTTCGGCGGCGCCTTCCGCCGCCACCCGGGCCTGAAGCTGGTGCTGACCGAGCAGGGTTCGGGCTGGATCCCCGGGGTGCTCGACATGCTGGACTACTACCACGGCCGCCTGGTGGCCGCGGCGACGAGGGCGGCCACCGCCGAGTCCAAGTTCGGCGCGGGACTGGCCGACTCGATGGGCAAGGGTCCTTCCCAGGTATGGCGCGACAACTGCTTCGTAGGAGCGAGTTTCATGCGCCCCCACGAGGTGCCGCTGCGGGACCGCATCGGCCTCGACAAGATCATGTGGGGCAGCGACTACCCGCACGACGAGGGCACCTACCCGTACAGCAGGGAGGGCCTGCGGATCGCGTACGCGGGCCTGCCGCGCGAGGAGGTCACGGCGATGGCGGGCGGGAACGCGGCCCGCGTGTACGGCTTCGACCTGACCCTCCTCGACCCCCTCGCGGCGAAGATCGGCCCGACGGTGGAGGAGATCGCCGAGCCGCTGGGCGACCCACCGCCGGACGCGACGAGCCCGGCGTTCGCCCGGGGAGGATCGGTACGGGTCTGGTGA
- a CDS encoding VIT1/CCC1 transporter family protein — MTEPIPDETRGETHDETHDEAHGGALASRLNWLRAAVLGANDGIVSTAGLVVGVAGATDDRSTLLTAGLAGLLSGSMSMAAGEYVSVSTQRDSEKAALALERRELREQPQAELEELTELLEERGLSREVAREAAQQLTERDALRAHARVELGIDPDELTNPWHAAWASFFAFTVGALLPLLAIVLPAVAWRLPVTVVSVLAALVATGWGSARLGAARPAPAVLRNVAGGALAMAVTYGAGVLLGAVGV; from the coding sequence GTGACCGAACCGATCCCCGACGAGACGCGTGGCGAGACCCACGACGAGACCCACGACGAGGCGCACGGCGGTGCGCTGGCCTCGCGGCTGAACTGGCTGCGGGCCGCGGTACTGGGCGCCAACGACGGCATCGTGTCCACGGCGGGACTCGTGGTCGGCGTCGCCGGGGCCACGGACGACCGCTCCACACTGCTCACGGCCGGACTCGCCGGGCTCCTCTCCGGCTCGATGTCCATGGCGGCGGGGGAGTACGTCTCCGTCTCCACCCAGCGGGACTCCGAGAAGGCCGCCCTGGCCCTGGAACGCCGAGAACTGCGCGAACAGCCACAGGCCGAACTGGAGGAACTCACCGAACTGCTGGAGGAACGGGGGCTCTCGCGGGAGGTGGCCCGGGAGGCGGCGCAGCAGCTCACCGAACGGGACGCGCTGCGGGCCCACGCGCGCGTGGAGCTCGGCATCGACCCGGACGAGCTGACGAACCCGTGGCACGCGGCCTGGGCGAGCTTCTTCGCGTTCACGGTCGGGGCGCTGCTCCCGCTGCTGGCCATCGTCCTGCCGGCCGTCGCCTGGCGACTCCCGGTCACCGTGGTCTCGGTCCTCGCGGCCCTGGTCGCCACCGGCTGGGGCAGCGCCCGCCTGGGAGCGGCGCGCCCGGCCCCGGCGGTACTGCGCAACGTGGCGGGCGGGGCACTCGCGATGGCGGTGACCTATGGGGCGGGGGTGTTGCTGGGGGCGGTGGGGGTGTGA
- a CDS encoding sterol desaturase family protein, with amino-acid sequence MPNLPDVVLWSIPAFVLLTVVEMVSVRIHPDEDAAGYETKDAATSVGMGLGSLAFDFLWKIPILAVYTAIYELTPLRVPVLWWTVPLLLLAQDFFYYWSHRGHHVIRILWACHVVHHSSEKFNLTTALRQPWTSWTVWPFYVPLIALGVHPAALAFCSSANLVYQFWIHTERIDKLPRAFEFVFNTPSHHRVHHASQGGYLDRNFGGILIVWDRLFGSFVPETDRPVYGLTKNIHTYNPIRVATHEYAAIARDLRTAGSWRERAGRVFGGPGWQPRPSEPAPVSEPAPASASAPVSSSASSPVRAASTETPVPESAA; translated from the coding sequence ATGCCGAACCTGCCCGATGTCGTGCTGTGGTCGATACCCGCCTTCGTGCTGCTCACCGTGGTGGAGATGGTGAGTGTCCGCATCCATCCGGACGAGGACGCCGCGGGCTACGAGACGAAGGACGCCGCCACCAGTGTCGGCATGGGCCTGGGGAGCCTGGCCTTCGACTTCCTGTGGAAGATCCCGATCCTCGCCGTCTACACCGCCATATATGAGCTGACACCACTACGCGTGCCCGTCCTGTGGTGGACCGTGCCACTGCTTCTGCTGGCGCAGGACTTCTTCTACTACTGGTCCCACCGCGGGCACCATGTGATCCGCATCCTGTGGGCCTGCCACGTGGTGCATCACAGCAGCGAGAAGTTCAACCTCACCACCGCGCTGCGGCAGCCCTGGACGAGCTGGACGGTGTGGCCGTTCTACGTGCCGCTCATCGCCCTCGGCGTCCATCCGGCCGCGCTCGCGTTCTGCTCGTCCGCGAACCTCGTGTACCAGTTCTGGATCCACACCGAGCGCATCGACAAGCTGCCCCGGGCCTTCGAGTTCGTCTTCAACACGCCCTCCCACCACCGGGTCCACCACGCCTCCCAGGGCGGCTATCTGGACCGCAACTTCGGCGGGATCCTGATCGTCTGGGACCGGCTCTTCGGGTCGTTCGTCCCGGAGACGGACCGGCCGGTGTACGGGCTGACCAAGAACATCCACACCTACAACCCGATCCGGGTCGCCACGCACGAGTACGCCGCCATCGCCAGGGACCTGCGGACGGCGGGGAGCTGGCGCGAGCGGGCCGGGCGGGTGTTCGGCGGGCCGGGCTGGCAGCCCCGCCCGTCGGAGCCCGCGCCCGTCTCGGAGCCCGCGCCCGCCTCGGCATCCGCGCCCGTCTCGTCCTCCGCCTCCTCTCCGGTGCGGGCCGCCTCCACGGAGACCCCCGTCCCGGAATCCGCCGCGTGA
- a CDS encoding lysoplasmalogenase, whose product MSPRRARVPLVALGVSFALVSAADLVSLAVGLDTGHAVAKPLLMPLLAAWAHLRGGPRLLVAALMFGWGGDVLLLLDAEPAFLAGMASFAAGHVCYLLLFAKFGGSAARGTRSGRLTAAAYALALLATVTLLWPGLPADLRVPVAGYSLLLTAMAYGATRLGPLAAAGGALFMLSDTLIATGVAEWPQPPRPDLWIMLTYIAAQYLLVSGVLGAPGARPGPSATYRGNRTVTTS is encoded by the coding sequence GTGAGTCCGCGCCGCGCGCGCGTGCCGCTCGTCGCCCTCGGCGTCTCCTTCGCCCTGGTGAGCGCCGCGGACCTCGTCTCCCTGGCCGTCGGCCTCGACACCGGTCACGCCGTGGCCAAGCCGCTACTGATGCCCCTGCTCGCCGCCTGGGCGCATCTGCGCGGCGGACCCCGGCTCCTCGTCGCCGCCCTGATGTTCGGGTGGGGAGGCGACGTCCTGCTCCTCCTCGACGCCGAACCGGCGTTCCTCGCCGGGATGGCCTCCTTCGCGGCGGGCCATGTCTGCTACCTGCTGCTCTTCGCGAAGTTCGGCGGATCGGCCGCCCGGGGCACACGATCGGGCCGCCTCACGGCAGCCGCGTACGCCCTCGCCCTCCTCGCCACCGTCACCCTCCTGTGGCCGGGCCTTCCCGCCGACCTCCGGGTGCCCGTCGCCGGCTACAGCCTGCTGCTGACCGCGATGGCGTACGGCGCCACACGGCTCGGACCCCTCGCGGCGGCCGGGGGCGCCCTGTTCATGCTGTCGGACACCCTCATCGCGACCGGCGTCGCCGAATGGCCGCAGCCGCCACGGCCCGACCTGTGGATCATGCTGACCTATATCGCGGCGCAGTACCTGCTGGTCAGCGGCGTACTCGGGGCTCCCGGCGCGCGCCCCGGACCCTCTGCGACGTACCGTGGGAACCGGACCGTCACCACCTCATGA